In a single window of the Elaeis guineensis isolate ETL-2024a chromosome 6, EG11, whole genome shotgun sequence genome:
- the LOC140858397 gene encoding protein PIGMENT DEFECTIVE 338, chloroplastic-like, producing the protein MTQTHSLSPLLFSLNISSPSPSPFPRPQAKNPVFPLLSRVFFPKSPFLRRTHVPFSSPVDGLGKESELELLGKPSPIPVPDDNEPSGPQKPADMEEALAPFLKFFKQRDSDSEAKIGEESEPDETREPAEKDKEQQKVVGVRVQYYDPKPGHFVVGVVVSGNENKLDVNIGADMLGTMLTKEVLPFYEAELPYLLCDLGKDAGEFLVPGKMGIVKDEEALSGRRVPGRPVVEVGTVVFAEVLGRTLSGRPLLSTRRMFRRVAWHRARQVLFYRSLPFRILYSMVMKFKSWKVS; encoded by the coding sequence ATGACGCAAACCCATTCCCTCTCGCCCCTCTTGTTCTCGTTAAacatctcctctccctctccctcccccttCCCCCGCCCTCAAGCTAAAAATCCCGTTTTTCCCCTTCTCTCCCGCGTCTTCTTCCCCAAATCCCCCTTCTTGAGGCGAACCCATGTCCCCTTCTCCTCCCCCGTCGACGGCCTCGGCAAAGAATCCGAGCTCGAGCTCCTTGGCAAGCCGTCCCCGATCCCAGTCCCCGACGACAACGAACCCTCCGGCCCGCAAAAGCCCGCGGATATGGAAGAGGCATTAGCCCCGTTCTTGAAGTTCTTTAAACAAAGGGACTCCGACTCCGAAGCCAAGATCGGAGAAGAGAGCGAGCCGGATGAAACCAGAGAACCCGCCGAGAAGGACAAAGAACAACAAAAGGTCGTCGGTGTCCGGGTTCAGTACTATGATCCGAAGCCTGGGCATTTTGTGGTCGGCGTGGTGGTGTCGGGGAATGAGAACAAGCTCGACGTGAACATCGGCGCGGATATGTTGGGCACGATGCTGACCAAGGAGGTGCTTCCGTTCTACGAGGCGGAGCTGCCGTACCTGCTGTGCGATTTGGGAAAGGATGCCGGCGAGTTTCTAGTTCCAGGAAAGATGGGGAttgtgaaggatgaggaggccttGAGTGGTCGCAGGGTACCCGGAAGGCCAGTTGTCGAGGTGGGGACGGTCGTTTTTGCGGAGGTCCTTGGTCGGACGTTGAGCGGACGGCCGCTGTTGTCAACAAGAAGGATGTTTCGGAGGGTCGCGTGGCACCGAGCGAGGCAGGTTCTCTTCTATCGCTCTCTCCCTTTCCGAATTCTGTATAGTATGGTTATGAAGTTCAAGTCTTGGAAAGTTTCTTGA
- the LOC105047719 gene encoding protein PIGMENT DEFECTIVE 338, chloroplastic isoform X4, whose protein sequence is MTQTHSLSPLLFSLNISSPSPSPFPRPQAKNPVFPLLSRVFFPKSPFLRRTHVPFSSPVDGLGKESELELLGKPSPIPVPDDNEPSGPQKPADMEEALAPFLKFFKQRDSDSEAKIGEESEPDETREPAEKDKEQQKVVGVRVQYYDPKPGHFVVGVVVSGNENKLDVNIGADMLGTMLTKEVLPFYEAELPYLLCDLGKDAGEFLVPGKMGIVKDEEALSGRRVPGRPVVEVGTVVFAEVLGRTLSGRPLLSTRRMFRRVAWHRARQIKQLNEPIEVIIFEWNTGGLLTRIEGLRAFLPKAELMNRISSFSDLKDHVGRRMHVCISKIDEATNNMIISEKEAWIMVTWDGLLVVSQPSLVQVVADGWCYWSSFPHDILYLKEGTLLEGTVRKIFPYGAQVRIGAFWWVGGSRSKVAAPNWFASRPCDVGSVALMKRAPNFQ, encoded by the exons ATGACGCAAACCCATTCCCTCTCGCCCCTCTTGTTCTCGTTAAacatctcctctccctctccctcccccttCCCCCGCCCTCAAGCTAAAAATCCCGTTTTTCCCCTTCTCTCCCGCGTCTTCTTCCCCAAATCCCCCTTCTTGAGGCGAACCCATGTCCCCTTCTCCTCCCCCGTCGACGGCCTCGGCAAAGAATCCGAGCTCGAGCTCCTTGGCAAGCCGTCCCCGATCCCAGTCCCCGACGACAACGAACCCTCCGGCCCGCAAAAGCCCGCGGATATGGAAGAGGCATTAGCCCCGTTCTTGAAGTTCTTTAAACAAAGGGACTCCGACTCCGAAGCCAAGATCGGAGAAGAGAGCGAGCCGGATGAAACCAGAGAACCCGCCGAGAAGGACAAAGAACAACAAAAGGTCGTCGGTGTCCGGGTTCAGTACTATGATCCGAAGCCTGGGCATTTTGTGGTCGGCGTGGTGGTGTCGGGGAATGAGAACAAGCTCGACGTGAACATCGGCGCGGATATGTTGGGCACGATGCTGACCAAGGAGGTGCTTCCGTTCTACGAGGCGGAGCTGCCGTACCTGCTGTGCGATTTGGGAAAGGATGCCGGCGAGTTTCTAGTTCCAGGAAAGATGGGGAttgtgaaggatgaggaggccttGAGTGGTCGCAGGGTACCCGGAAGGCCAGTTGTCGAGGTGGGGACGGTCGTTTTTGCGGAGGTCCTTGGTCGGACGTTGAGCGGACGGCCGCTGTTGTCAACAAGAAGGATGTTTCGGAGGGTCGCGTGGCACCGAGCGAGGCAG ATAAAGCAACTCAACGAGCCGATTGAGGTTATAATTTTTGAGTGGAATACTGGAGGGCTTCTCACCAGAATTGAG GGTCTGCGAGCATTTCTTCCTAAAGCTGAGTTGATGAACAGAATTAGTAGTTTCTCTGATTTGAAAGATCAT GTTGGTCGCCGGATGCATGTGTGTATTAGCAAGATTGATGAAGCAACCAATAACATGATAATTAGTGAGAAAGAAGCTTGG ATCATGGTTACCTGGGATGGTTTGTTGGTTGTCTCTCAACCTTCTCTTGTGCAAGTGGTAGCGGATGGATGGTGTTACTGGTCTTCATTCCCTCAT GACATCTTATACCTTAAAGAAGGAACACTTTTAGAAGGAACTGTTCGCAAAATTTTTCCATATGGAGCACAAGTTAGGATAG